A genomic region of Thermodesulfobium narugense DSM 14796 contains the following coding sequences:
- a CDS encoding acyltransferase family protein encodes MQKRIDWVDKARFYGIFWIAFGHTTYFSPEILIKYAYSFHLALFWFIAGFVFNPKFKMAPTQVFLRNIYRYIIPYFFFGILIYIYSIVILSSHRPNFLTYFTNLLIVKENQFTTPLWFLPALFFVSTLYDFILRFSKAKYIFLLVFIFCIFVGSQVEAISSSLKLFEDTQVLWLKAIRSYSILFFWGITAGFIWFGLGYFFKSSKFLNELLNSFLRIKKLLFPLFLLTLNVALFLLFDEFGIFNGSFLSNFFGYIVTFSGIFLWLYVSNITKNNNFMLYLGRNTLTIFTLHEAIFYFFQKVNEILFYHFGFPDLFITRKNFFIEECISGFSLTAISLILSVFIIWFLNKYFSIFLGKGIKS; translated from the coding sequence ATGCAGAAAAGAATTGATTGGGTTGATAAAGCAAGATTTTATGGAATTTTTTGGATAGCATTTGGACATACTACTTATTTTTCCCCTGAAATTTTAATTAAATATGCCTATTCGTTTCATTTAGCTCTTTTTTGGTTTATAGCAGGATTTGTATTTAATCCAAAGTTCAAAATGGCGCCAACTCAGGTCTTTTTAAGAAATATATACAGATATATCATCCCCTATTTCTTTTTTGGTATTCTTATTTACATATATTCTATTGTTATTCTATCCTCTCACAGACCAAATTTCCTTACGTATTTTACCAATCTTTTAATAGTGAAAGAAAATCAGTTTACAACACCTCTTTGGTTTTTGCCTGCATTATTTTTTGTCTCTACTTTATACGATTTTATTCTAAGATTTTCAAAAGCTAAATACATATTTCTTTTAGTTTTTATTTTTTGTATTTTTGTTGGATCACAGGTAGAAGCAATAAGCTCATCTCTCAAACTTTTTGAAGACACTCAAGTTTTATGGTTGAAAGCTATTAGAAGCTATTCAATTTTATTCTTTTGGGGAATAACTGCTGGCTTTATATGGTTTGGTTTGGGGTATTTTTTCAAAAGTTCTAAATTTCTTAATGAACTGTTAAATAGTTTTTTGAGGATAAAAAAATTATTGTTTCCTTTATTTCTTCTAACGTTAAATGTTGCTCTTTTTTTGTTATTTGATGAATTTGGTATTTTTAACGGTTCATTTCTCTCTAATTTTTTTGGCTATATAGTAACTTTTAGCGGAATTTTTCTCTGGCTTTACGTTTCAAATATTACAAAGAACAATAATTTTATGCTTTATCTCGGTAGAAATACGTTAACCATATTTACTCTTCATGAGGCAATATTTTATTTTTTTCAAAAAGTTAATGAGATCCTTTTTTATCACTTTGGTTTTCCAGATCTATTTATAACAAGAAAAAATTTTTTTATAGAAGAGTGTATTAGCGGCTTTAGCTTAACAGCTATCTCACTTATTCTATCTGTTTTTATAATATGGTTTCTTAACAA
- a CDS encoding peroxiredoxin: protein MTFPLLGEKIENRKVKTTHGLINLPEDYKGKWVVLFSHPADFTPVCTTEFVAFQKKLNEFKALNTELIGLSIDQVFSHIKWVEWIKEKLGVNIEFPIIADDMGEIAKSFGMIQPAKGTNTVRAVFVIDDKAILRLILYYPQELGRNIDEILRSVRALQTSDNNKVAIPANWPNSDMIGSNVIIPPPSDVKGAAERSNQADCFDWWFCHKSIK, encoded by the coding sequence ATGACTTTTCCACTTTTAGGAGAAAAGATTGAAAACAGAAAGGTTAAAACTACTCATGGCTTAATTAACCTTCCTGAAGATTATAAAGGGAAGTGGGTTGTTCTATTTAGTCATCCAGCTGATTTTACGCCAGTATGCACTACTGAATTTGTAGCTTTTCAAAAGAAATTAAACGAGTTTAAAGCTTTGAATACAGAATTAATTGGTCTTTCAATAGATCAAGTATTTTCTCACATCAAATGGGTTGAATGGATTAAAGAAAAACTTGGAGTGAATATTGAGTTTCCTATAATTGCAGATGACATGGGCGAGATTGCAAAGTCCTTTGGGATGATACAACCTGCAAAGGGAACGAATACAGTCAGAGCTGTATTTGTAATTGACGATAAAGCTATATTAAGGCTTATATTGTATTATCCGCAGGAATTGGGTAGGAATATTGATGAAATTCTAAGGTCTGTCAGAGCCCTGCAAACTTCTGACAACAATAAAGTTGCAATTCCTGCAAATTGGCCCAATAGTGATATGATCGGTTCTAACGTAATAATTCCTCCTCCTTCTGACGTAAAGGGTGCTGCTGAAAGGTCAAATCAAGCTGATTGTTTTGACTGGTGGTTTTGTCACAAGAGCATTAAGTAA